The following are from one region of the Pectobacterium actinidiae genome:
- the aceF gene encoding pyruvate dehydrogenase complex dihydrolipoyllysine-residue acetyltransferase, protein MAIEINVPDIGADEVEVTEVLVKVGDKVEAEQSLITVEGDKASMEVPSPQAGVVKEIKVSVGDKVETGKLIMIFDSADGAADAAPAKAEEKKEAAPAAAPAASAAKDVNVPDIGGDEVEVTEVLVKVGDTVAAEQSLITVEGDKASMEVPAPFAGTVKEIKISTGDKVSTGSLIMVFEVAGAAPAASEPKAEAAPAAAPAASAAKEVNVPDIGGDEVEVTEVMVKVGDKIAAEQSLITVEGDKASMEVPAPFAGTVKEIKISTGDKVKTGSLIMVFEVEGAAPAAAPAPAAKQEAAAPAPAAKPAAAPAAKAEGKGEFAENDAYVHATPVIRRLAREFGVNLAKVKGSGRKGRILREDVQAYVKDAVKRAESAPAAATGGSLPGLLPWPKVDFSKFGEVEEVELGRIQKISGANLSRNWVVIPHVTHFDKTDITDLEAFRKQQNAEAEKRKLDVKFTPVVFIMKAVAAALEQMPRFNSSLSEDAQRLTLKKYINIGVAVDTPNGLVVPVFKDVNKKSITELSRELMAISKKARDGKLTAGEMQGGCFTISSLGGIGTTHFAPIVNAPEVAILGVSKSAMEPVWNGKEFTPRLMMPMSLSFDHRVIDGADGARFITIINNTLSDIRRLVM, encoded by the coding sequence ATGGCTATCGAAATCAACGTACCGGACATCGGTGCAGATGAAGTTGAAGTCACCGAAGTGCTGGTGAAGGTTGGCGACAAAGTTGAAGCTGAACAGTCGCTGATCACGGTTGAAGGTGATAAGGCTTCTATGGAAGTCCCTTCTCCACAAGCTGGTGTCGTGAAAGAGATTAAAGTCTCTGTCGGTGACAAAGTTGAAACTGGCAAACTGATCATGATTTTCGATTCCGCCGACGGTGCAGCTGATGCTGCGCCTGCCAAGGCAGAAGAGAAGAAAGAAGCAGCTCCGGCTGCTGCCCCAGCGGCATCGGCAGCGAAAGACGTCAACGTACCGGATATCGGCGGTGATGAAGTCGAAGTGACCGAAGTGTTGGTTAAAGTAGGCGACACCGTTGCGGCTGAACAATCTCTGATCACCGTAGAAGGCGACAAAGCATCTATGGAAGTCCCGGCACCTTTCGCAGGTACGGTTAAAGAGATCAAAATCAGCACCGGCGATAAAGTTTCCACCGGTTCTCTGATCATGGTATTCGAAGTGGCGGGTGCTGCACCTGCTGCCTCTGAACCTAAAGCAGAAGCGGCTCCTGCCGCTGCGCCAGCGGCCTCTGCGGCGAAAGAAGTTAACGTACCGGATATCGGCGGTGACGAAGTTGAAGTCACTGAGGTGATGGTGAAAGTTGGCGATAAAATCGCAGCTGAGCAGTCACTGATTACCGTTGAAGGCGACAAGGCTTCAATGGAAGTCCCTGCGCCGTTTGCGGGTACGGTTAAAGAAATCAAAATCAGCACCGGCGATAAAGTGAAAACCGGCTCACTGATCATGGTCTTCGAAGTGGAAGGTGCTGCACCTGCTGCGGCTCCAGCTCCGGCTGCCAAGCAAGAAGCGGCTGCACCGGCTCCAGCGGCAAAACCTGCTGCTGCACCAGCAGCGAAAGCTGAAGGCAAGGGCGAGTTCGCTGAGAATGACGCTTATGTTCACGCCACGCCGGTTATCCGTCGTCTGGCTCGTGAATTTGGCGTGAATCTGGCGAAAGTGAAGGGTTCTGGTCGTAAAGGCCGTATCCTGCGCGAAGACGTTCAGGCTTACGTGAAAGATGCCGTGAAACGCGCTGAGTCTGCGCCTGCCGCTGCTACCGGTGGTTCTCTGCCGGGGCTGCTGCCGTGGCCGAAAGTCGATTTCAGCAAGTTTGGTGAAGTGGAAGAAGTGGAATTGGGTCGCATCCAGAAAATCTCTGGTGCCAACCTGAGCCGTAACTGGGTGGTGATCCCGCACGTTACGCACTTTGATAAAACCGACATCACCGATCTGGAAGCGTTCCGTAAACAGCAGAATGCCGAAGCTGAGAAGCGCAAACTGGATGTGAAATTCACCCCAGTTGTCTTCATCATGAAAGCCGTTGCTGCTGCCCTTGAGCAGATGCCACGCTTCAACAGTTCACTGTCTGAAGACGCTCAACGTCTGACACTGAAGAAATACATCAACATTGGTGTAGCGGTTGATACCCCGAATGGTCTGGTGGTTCCAGTGTTCAAAGATGTGAACAAGAAGAGCATCACTGAGCTGTCTCGCGAACTGATGGCGATCTCCAAGAAAGCCCGTGACGGTAAGCTGACCGCAGGCGAAATGCAGGGCGGATGCTTCACCATCTCCAGCCTGGGTGGCATCGGGACTACGCACTTTGCGCCGATCGTCAACGCGCCGGAAGTTGCTATTCTGGGTGTGTCTAAGTCCGCGATGGAACCGGTTTGGAATGGTAAAGAGTTCACTCCGCGTCTGATGATGCCAATGTCTCTGTCCTTCGACCACCGGGTCATTGACGGTGCTGATGGTGCTCGCTTCATTACCATCATTAACAACACGTTGTCTGACATCCGCCGTCTGGTGATGTAA
- the aceE gene encoding pyruvate dehydrogenase (acetyl-transferring), homodimeric type, with protein sequence MSDRLNNDVDPIETRDWLQAIESVIREEGVERAQFLIDQVLSEARKGGVSVVAGLAARQYVNTIAVEDEPEYPGNLDLERRIRSAIRWNAIMTVLRASKKDLDLGGHMASFQSSATFYEVCFNHFFRARTAQDGGDLVYFQGHISPGVYARAFLEGRLTEDQMNNFRQEVHGNGLSSYPHPKLMPDFWQFPTVSMGLGPIGAIYQAKFLKYLENRGLKDTSKQTVYAFLGDGEMDEPESKGAITIATREKLDNLVFVINCNLQRLDGPVTGNGKIINELEGIFSGAGWDVIKVMWGDRWDELLRNDTSGKLIQLMDETVDGDYQTFKSKNGAYVREHFFGKYPETAALVKDWSDDQIWSLNRGGHDPKKVYAALKKAQDTKGKPTVILAHTIKGYGMGDAAEGKNIAHQVKKVNMDGVRYFRDRFNVPVSDDDIEKLPYITFDKDSAEYKYLHERRQALGGYLPSRQPNFDEKLDLPTLEDFSTLLEEQNKEISTTIAFVRALNVMLKNQSIKDRLVPIIADEARTFGMEGLFRQIGIYSPKGQQYIPQDREQVAYYKEDQKGQILQEGINELGAGSSWLAAATSYSTNNLPMIPFYIYYSMFGFQRIGDLCWAAGDQQARGFLIGGTSGRTTLNGEGLQHEDGHSHIQSLTIPNCISYDPAFAYEVAVIMHDGLHRMYGDAQENIYYYITTLNENYHMPAMPQGAEEGIRKGIYKLETVEGSKGKVQLLGSGSILRHVREAAQILATDYGIGSDVFSVTSFTELARDGQDCERWNMLHPTEAPRVPYVAQVLSDAPAVASTDYMKLFAEQIRNFVPASDYRVLGTDGFGRSDSRENLRHHFEVDASYVVVAALGELAKRGEIDKKVVADAITKFNIDADKVNPRLA encoded by the coding sequence ATGTCAGATCGTTTAAATAATGACGTGGATCCGATCGAAACCCGCGACTGGCTGCAGGCGATCGAATCGGTCATCCGTGAAGAGGGTGTTGAGCGCGCTCAGTTCCTGATAGATCAGGTTCTGAGTGAAGCCCGTAAAGGCGGCGTAAGTGTTGTTGCTGGTTTGGCGGCGCGTCAATACGTCAACACCATCGCAGTGGAAGACGAGCCGGAATACCCTGGTAATCTGGATCTGGAACGTCGTATTCGCTCAGCAATCCGCTGGAACGCGATCATGACGGTACTGCGCGCTTCTAAAAAAGATCTGGATCTGGGCGGCCACATGGCTTCTTTCCAGTCTTCCGCCACTTTCTACGAAGTGTGCTTTAACCACTTCTTCCGTGCTCGCACTGCGCAGGACGGCGGAGACCTGGTCTACTTCCAGGGCCATATTTCTCCGGGCGTTTACGCTCGTGCCTTCCTTGAAGGCCGCCTGACTGAAGATCAGATGAACAACTTCCGTCAGGAAGTTCACGGTAACGGTCTGTCTTCTTATCCGCACCCTAAACTGATGCCGGACTTCTGGCAGTTCCCGACCGTTTCTATGGGTCTGGGCCCAATCGGTGCCATCTACCAGGCTAAATTCCTGAAGTATCTGGAAAATCGTGGTCTGAAAGATACGTCTAAGCAAACCGTTTATGCCTTCCTGGGCGACGGTGAAATGGACGAGCCAGAATCCAAAGGCGCGATCACTATCGCGACCCGTGAAAAACTGGACAACCTGGTCTTCGTTATCAACTGTAACCTGCAACGTCTGGATGGTCCGGTTACGGGTAATGGTAAGATCATCAATGAGCTGGAAGGTATCTTCAGCGGCGCTGGCTGGGACGTGATCAAAGTCATGTGGGGCGACCGTTGGGACGAACTGCTGCGTAACGATACCAGCGGTAAACTGATCCAACTGATGGACGAAACCGTCGACGGCGACTACCAGACTTTCAAATCCAAAAACGGTGCCTATGTGCGTGAGCACTTCTTCGGTAAATACCCGGAGACGGCTGCACTGGTTAAAGACTGGAGCGACGATCAGATTTGGTCACTGAACCGTGGTGGTCACGATCCGAAGAAAGTCTACGCTGCACTGAAAAAAGCGCAGGACACCAAAGGTAAACCAACCGTTATTCTGGCGCATACCATTAAAGGTTATGGTATGGGCGACGCGGCTGAAGGTAAGAACATCGCTCACCAGGTTAAGAAAGTTAACATGGATGGCGTGCGTTACTTCCGCGACCGCTTCAACGTGCCGGTGTCGGATGACGACATCGAAAAACTGCCTTACATCACTTTCGATAAAGATTCTGCAGAGTACAAATACCTGCACGAACGCCGTCAGGCGCTGGGTGGCTACCTGCCATCTCGTCAGCCGAACTTTGATGAGAAGCTGGACCTGCCAACGCTGGAAGATTTCAGCACGCTGCTCGAAGAGCAGAACAAAGAAATCTCTACCACTATCGCGTTTGTACGTGCCCTGAACGTGATGCTGAAGAACCAATCTATCAAAGATCGTCTGGTTCCGATCATCGCCGACGAAGCGCGTACCTTCGGTATGGAAGGTCTGTTCCGCCAGATCGGTATTTATAGTCCGAAAGGCCAGCAGTACATCCCGCAGGACCGTGAGCAGGTTGCCTACTACAAAGAAGACCAGAAAGGTCAGATTCTGCAGGAAGGTATCAACGAGCTGGGCGCAGGTTCTTCCTGGCTGGCAGCGGCAACGTCTTACAGCACCAACAACCTGCCGATGATTCCGTTCTACATCTACTATTCCATGTTCGGTTTCCAACGTATCGGCGACCTGTGCTGGGCAGCGGGTGACCAACAGGCGCGTGGCTTCCTGATCGGTGGGACTTCAGGCCGTACGACGCTGAACGGCGAAGGTCTGCAACACGAAGATGGTCACAGCCACATTCAGTCTCTGACTATCCCGAACTGTATTTCTTACGATCCGGCATTTGCCTACGAAGTGGCTGTCATCATGCATGACGGTCTGCACCGCATGTATGGCGACGCGCAAGAAAACATTTACTACTACATCACCACGCTGAACGAAAACTACCACATGCCTGCGATGCCGCAGGGTGCGGAAGAAGGTATCCGTAAAGGTATCTACAAGCTGGAAACGGTTGAGGGTAGCAAAGGTAAAGTGCAGCTGCTGGGCTCAGGTTCTATCCTGCGTCACGTACGTGAAGCGGCTCAGATTCTGGCGACAGACTACGGCATCGGTTCTGACGTATTCAGCGTAACGTCCTTCACTGAACTGGCTCGTGATGGTCAGGATTGTGAGCGTTGGAACATGCTGCATCCGACCGAAGCGCCACGCGTCCCTTACGTAGCTCAGGTATTGAGCGATGCGCCAGCGGTTGCATCTACTGACTACATGAAGCTGTTTGCTGAGCAAATTCGTAACTTCGTCCCTGCTAGCGATTACCGCGTACTGGGTACTGACGGTTTCGGTCGTTCTGACAGCCGTGAGAACCTGCGTCACCACTTCGAAGTGGATGCGTCTTACGTCGTGGTTGCTGCTCTGGGTGAACTGGCTAAACGCGGTGAAATCGATAAGAAAGTGGTTGCAGATGCCATCACTAAATTCAACATCGATGCAGATAAAGTTAACCCGCGTCTGGCATAA
- the pdhR gene encoding pyruvate dehydrogenase complex transcriptional repressor PdhR has protein sequence MAYSKIRQPKLSDVIEQQLEFLILEGTLRPGEKLPPERELAKQFDVSRPSLREAIQRLEAKGLLLRRQGGGTFVQANLWQSVSDPLAELLSTHPESQFDLLETRHALEGIAAYYAALRGTESDLQRIRDCHAVIEKAREAGDLDAESEAVMQYQVAVTEATHNVVLLHLVRCMGPMLEQNVRQNFELLYLSREVLAQVSIHRASIFEAIVAREPEKAREASHRHLAFIEEVLLDLNREHSRRERSLRRLQQRRD, from the coding sequence ATGGCATACAGCAAGATCCGTCAGCCCAAACTGTCAGATGTGATTGAACAGCAGCTGGAGTTTCTGATTCTTGAGGGAACCTTGCGCCCCGGCGAGAAGCTCCCACCGGAGCGCGAACTGGCAAAACAGTTCGATGTTTCCCGCCCTTCTCTGAGAGAAGCCATTCAACGCCTGGAAGCCAAAGGTCTCCTTTTGCGCCGTCAGGGTGGTGGTACCTTCGTTCAAGCCAATCTATGGCAAAGCGTCAGCGATCCGCTGGCAGAATTACTGAGCACACATCCCGAATCACAGTTCGATCTTCTGGAAACGCGTCATGCGCTGGAAGGCATTGCTGCCTACTATGCTGCGTTGCGTGGCACAGAGTCGGATCTGCAACGTATCCGTGATTGTCATGCCGTGATTGAGAAGGCGAGGGAAGCGGGCGATCTGGACGCTGAGTCAGAAGCCGTTATGCAGTATCAGGTTGCTGTAACAGAAGCCACGCATAATGTGGTGTTGCTGCATTTGGTGCGTTGTATGGGGCCAATGCTCGAACAGAACGTGAGGCAGAATTTTGAGTTGCTTTATTTGAGCCGCGAAGTGTTGGCTCAGGTTAGCATTCATCGCGCCAGCATTTTTGAGGCGATTGTTGCCCGTGAGCCGGAAAAGGCGCGCGAAGCATCACACCGTCATCTGGCGTTTATTGAGGAAGTATTGCTGGATCTTAACCGGGAACATAGTCGGCGCGAGAGATCGCTGCGTCGGCTCCAGCAACGCAGGGATTGA
- a CDS encoding amino acid permease: MDNQHTDGTLKRGLKNRHIQLIALGGAVGTGLFLGIAQTIKMAGPSVLLGYAIGGLIAFLIMRQLGEMVVEEPVAGSFSHFAYKYWGDFAGFASGWNYWVLYVLVAMAELSAVGIYVQYWWPDIPTWVSAAVFFLLINAINLANVKVYGEMEFWFAIIKVAAIIGMIVFGGWLLLSGTGGPEATVTNLWAQGGFFPNGVLGLVMAMAVIMFSFGGLELVGITAAEADDPEKSIPRATNQVIYRILIFYIGSLAILLSLYPWGKVVEGGSPFVMIFHELNSNVVATVLNIVVLTAALSVYNSCVYCNSRMLFGLAKQGNGPKVLKTVDGRGVPVVAIGISALATALCVLINYLIPGKAFELLMALVVSALVINWAMISLAHLKFRAQKDKEGTVTKFKALLYPLGNYLCLLFLAGILVIMFLTPGIQISVMLIPVWLVILGVGYFIKKKNQAK; encoded by the coding sequence ATGGATAATCAACACACGGACGGCACGCTAAAGCGTGGTTTGAAAAACCGTCATATTCAGTTGATTGCCTTGGGTGGCGCGGTAGGTACTGGCCTCTTTCTTGGTATTGCGCAGACAATCAAAATGGCCGGGCCATCGGTCCTGTTAGGCTATGCAATTGGCGGGCTGATCGCGTTTCTCATTATGCGCCAACTGGGCGAGATGGTGGTCGAAGAACCGGTAGCCGGATCGTTCAGCCACTTTGCTTATAAATACTGGGGCGATTTCGCGGGCTTTGCATCGGGATGGAACTACTGGGTGCTGTATGTGCTGGTCGCCATGGCCGAGCTCAGCGCTGTGGGGATTTATGTCCAGTACTGGTGGCCAGACATTCCGACCTGGGTGTCCGCCGCTGTCTTCTTCCTGCTGATTAACGCCATCAATCTGGCGAACGTCAAAGTCTACGGTGAGATGGAATTCTGGTTTGCCATCATCAAAGTCGCCGCGATTATTGGCATGATCGTCTTCGGCGGCTGGCTGCTGCTCAGCGGTACGGGCGGGCCGGAAGCAACCGTGACCAACCTGTGGGCGCAGGGCGGATTCTTCCCGAATGGCGTGCTTGGTCTGGTGATGGCGATGGCCGTTATCATGTTCTCATTTGGCGGGCTGGAACTGGTGGGGATTACCGCAGCAGAAGCGGATGACCCAGAGAAAAGCATTCCACGTGCAACCAATCAGGTTATCTACCGTATCCTGATTTTCTATATCGGTTCACTCGCTATCCTGCTGTCACTGTACCCGTGGGGCAAGGTTGTGGAAGGCGGTAGCCCGTTTGTCATGATCTTCCATGAACTGAACAGTAACGTCGTGGCGACGGTGCTGAATATCGTGGTATTGACCGCTGCGCTGTCCGTTTATAACAGCTGTGTTTATTGCAACAGCCGCATGCTGTTCGGTCTGGCGAAACAGGGTAACGGGCCGAAAGTACTGAAAACTGTTGATGGCCGTGGCGTTCCCGTTGTTGCTATCGGCATCTCCGCGCTGGCAACGGCACTGTGCGTGCTGATCAACTATCTCATTCCCGGCAAAGCGTTCGAGCTATTGATGGCGCTGGTCGTGTCTGCTCTCGTGATTAACTGGGCGATGATCAGTCTGGCGCACCTGAAATTCCGTGCGCAAAAGGACAAAGAAGGGACGGTGACCAAGTTTAAAGCGCTGCTTTATCCGCTGGGTAACTACCTCTGCCTGCTGTTCCTGGCGGGTATACTGGTCATCATGTTCCTGACGCCGGGCATTCAAATTTCCGTCATGCTGATTCCGGTCTGGCTGGTTATTCTGGGCGTGGGATACTTTATCAAAAAGAAAAATCAGGCGAAGTAA
- the ampE gene encoding beta-lactamase regulator AmpE: MTLFTLLLTLAWERLFKQGEHWQIDHRLEVVFRHMPSPSLLQTLFLTLCSMGVVAGLLCLTSGILFGLISLLLWIIISLMCIGAGEIRQHYRRYLQAAQRGEADASREMAAELALIHGLPVGTGESEQLKELQNALLWINFRFYLAPLFWFIAAGPYGPIALTGYAFLRARQTWLARHHTPLERAQSGVDSLLHWLDWIPARLAGAAYALLGHGEKALPAWFASLGDSRSSQYWVLTQLAQFSLARESHIEPVETPKAAVTLAKKVTLVLVVVVALLTIYGALV, encoded by the coding sequence ATGACGCTGTTTACACTGTTGCTTACGCTGGCATGGGAGCGCTTGTTCAAACAGGGCGAGCACTGGCAGATCGATCATCGGCTTGAGGTCGTGTTCCGGCACATGCCGTCTCCGTCTTTGTTGCAAACGCTGTTCCTCACGCTGTGTAGCATGGGCGTGGTGGCGGGCCTGCTGTGTCTCACAAGCGGCATTCTGTTTGGCCTGATTTCTCTTTTGCTGTGGATTATCATTAGCCTGATGTGCATTGGTGCGGGTGAAATCCGCCAGCACTATCGGCGCTATTTGCAGGCGGCACAGCGCGGCGAAGCCGATGCGAGTCGGGAAATGGCGGCAGAACTGGCGCTGATTCACGGTCTGCCCGTTGGCACAGGCGAAAGTGAGCAGTTGAAAGAGCTGCAAAACGCGCTGCTGTGGATAAATTTCCGCTTTTATTTAGCTCCGCTGTTCTGGTTCATCGCTGCCGGGCCATATGGGCCGATTGCGCTGACGGGGTATGCGTTTTTACGCGCCAGACAGACCTGGCTTGCCCGCCACCACACTCCGCTGGAGCGTGCACAATCAGGTGTTGATAGCTTATTGCATTGGCTTGACTGGATCCCTGCACGTTTAGCCGGTGCCGCATACGCCTTGCTGGGACACGGCGAAAAAGCGCTGCCAGCCTGGTTTGCCTCGCTGGGGGATTCCCGAAGCTCGCAATACTGGGTGTTAACGCAGTTGGCTCAGTTTTCTCTGGCGCGTGAATCCCATATCGAGCCTGTAGAGACGCCCAAAGCTGCTGTGACGCTGGCGAAAAAGGTGACGCTGGTGCTGGTGGTGGTGGTCGCACTCCTGACAATATATGGAGCGTTGGTTTGA
- the ampD gene encoding 1,6-anhydro-N-acetylmuramyl-L-alanine amidase AmpD — translation MLLENGWLSDITHTPSPHYDGRPNNEVPSLLVIHNISLPPGEFGGPYIDQLFTATLDPSVHPYFADISHLRVAAHCLIRRDGQTTQYVSFDQRAWHAGVSEFEGRERCNDFSIGIELEGTDTLPFTTEQYHSLAAITRLLMQAYPITPSRITGHSDIAPGRKTDPGPAFDWDGYHHLLQENWTENKGSLD, via the coding sequence ATGCTTTTGGAAAATGGCTGGTTATCCGACATTACACACACGCCTTCACCGCATTATGATGGCCGCCCGAATAATGAGGTGCCTTCCCTACTGGTGATCCACAATATTAGTTTGCCGCCCGGTGAGTTTGGCGGTCCCTATATTGACCAACTGTTTACGGCTACTTTGGATCCCTCGGTGCATCCCTATTTCGCCGATATTTCTCATTTACGCGTCGCGGCGCACTGTCTGATTCGCCGCGACGGGCAAACTACGCAGTATGTGTCTTTCGATCAGCGCGCCTGGCATGCTGGCGTTTCGGAGTTTGAAGGCCGGGAACGTTGTAATGATTTTTCTATCGGCATTGAGCTGGAAGGGACGGATACGCTGCCTTTTACCACAGAGCAATATCATTCTTTGGCTGCGATTACACGCCTGTTAATGCAGGCCTATCCCATTACGCCGTCGCGCATTACCGGACACAGCGACATCGCTCCGGGTCGTAAAACCGACCCCGGCCCGGCATTTGACTGGGACGGCTATCATCATCTGCTACAAGAAAACTGGACAGAGAACAAAGGGAGCCTGGATTAA
- a CDS encoding nucleoside-specific channel-forming protein Tsx produces MKKTFAVGALLALSCSMPALADSNKAEYLSDWWHQSINVVGSAHTRFGPQLNSTTYLEYEAFARKDWFDFYGYADAPKFFGGDPDSRGIWDKGSPLFVEIEPRFSIDKLTGADLSFGPFKEWYIANNVIYDQGRNSGSRQSTWYMGLGTDIDTGTDLSLSVNGYAKYQWQNYGAANENEWDGYRVKVKYSYPLGSMLGGNVSYISFTNFDFGSELRDKSNASRTNNSIASSHILALGYDHWHYSFVARYFHNGGQWADGAELNFGKGPFEVKSTGWGYYLVVGYNF; encoded by the coding sequence ATGAAAAAAACTTTCGCTGTAGGCGCCTTGCTTGCACTGTCATGCTCAATGCCTGCACTTGCCGACAGCAATAAAGCCGAATACCTGTCCGACTGGTGGCATCAGAGCATTAACGTCGTCGGCAGTGCCCACACCCGTTTCGGACCGCAACTGAACAGCACCACCTACCTCGAATACGAAGCGTTTGCACGTAAAGACTGGTTCGATTTCTACGGCTATGCCGATGCACCTAAATTTTTTGGTGGCGATCCCGACAGCCGTGGCATTTGGGACAAAGGATCTCCGCTGTTTGTCGAGATCGAACCACGCTTCTCTATTGATAAGCTGACGGGCGCTGACCTCAGTTTTGGCCCGTTTAAAGAGTGGTACATCGCCAATAACGTTATCTACGATCAGGGTCGCAACAGCGGTTCACGCCAAAGCACGTGGTACATGGGCTTAGGTACTGATATTGATACCGGCACCGATCTGTCCCTGTCAGTGAACGGCTATGCCAAATACCAATGGCAGAACTACGGCGCAGCGAACGAAAACGAGTGGGATGGCTACCGTGTAAAGGTGAAATATTCTTACCCACTGGGCTCAATGCTGGGCGGCAACGTCTCGTATATCAGCTTCACCAATTTCGACTTTGGCTCAGAACTGCGTGATAAATCGAATGCAAGCCGCACTAACAACTCCATTGCCTCCAGCCATATTCTGGCGCTGGGCTACGACCACTGGCACTACTCTTTCGTTGCGCGTTATTTCCACAACGGCGGCCAATGGGCTGATGGCGCAGAACTCAATTTCGGCAAAGGTCCGTTTGAAGTGAAATCTACCGGCTGGGGCTACTACCTGGTCGTTGGTTATAACTTCTAA
- the nadC gene encoding carboxylating nicotinate-nucleotide diphosphorylase: MSTRRYSQEQRQKALLARIAQDIPASVQLALREDLGSIVDANQDITALLLPDNETVSARIITREAGIFCGTRWLEEVFSQLGGTTTIVWHVTDGDAITPNQTLCDITGPAKQLLTGERTALNFLQTLSGVATEVSRYVAVLQGTRTRLLDTRKTLPGLRTALKYAVSCGGGDNHRLGLSDAFLIKENHIIAAGSIKNAVEKAQSLRSDVPVEVEVESLDELHQALEAGADIIMLDNFSLDNIREAVAVAQGHALLEISGNVTLDTLRGYAETGVDYISVGALTKHVQALDLSMRFV; this comes from the coding sequence ATGTCAACGCGTCGCTACAGTCAGGAACAACGCCAAAAAGCTTTACTCGCTCGTATTGCACAAGATATCCCCGCTAGCGTGCAACTGGCCTTACGTGAAGATTTAGGCAGCATCGTCGATGCTAATCAAGATATTACCGCCCTTCTGCTACCCGACAACGAGACCGTCAGCGCCCGCATTATCACGCGCGAAGCGGGTATATTCTGCGGCACGCGCTGGCTTGAGGAAGTCTTTTCTCAATTAGGCGGCACGACAACGATCGTCTGGCACGTTACCGATGGCGACGCCATCACGCCCAACCAAACGCTGTGTGATATCACAGGCCCAGCCAAACAGCTCCTGACGGGCGAACGCACTGCGCTGAATTTCCTGCAAACGCTGTCCGGCGTCGCCACCGAAGTCAGCCGTTATGTTGCCGTATTGCAGGGAACGCGCACTCGGCTGCTGGATACGCGCAAGACGCTACCGGGGCTAAGAACCGCACTGAAATACGCCGTATCATGCGGTGGCGGAGACAACCACAGACTCGGTTTATCCGACGCCTTCCTGATCAAGGAAAACCACATCATCGCCGCAGGCTCAATCAAAAATGCGGTAGAAAAAGCGCAGTCTTTACGCAGCGATGTTCCGGTAGAAGTTGAAGTCGAATCGCTGGATGAGTTACATCAGGCGCTGGAAGCGGGCGCAGATATCATCATGCTGGATAATTTCAGTCTCGATAACATCCGAGAAGCCGTTGCTGTAGCACAAGGCCATGCGCTGCTGGAAATCTCCGGCAATGTCACTCTCGACACGCTGCGTGGCTATGCGGAAACTGGCGTGGACTATATCTCAGTCGGGGCGTTAACCAAGCACGTACAGGCACTGGATTTATCCATGCGCTTCGTCTAA
- the ppdD gene encoding prepilin peptidase-dependent pilin, whose translation MTKQQGFTLIELMIVIAIIAILSAIGVPAYQGYLQKAALTDMLQTMVSYKTPVDLCGLENAAFTACNAGNQGIPGSKSSRYVSAVSVTQGVITLTGQSTLQGLRVILTPTWDTEIGASRWTKNCATDNNTESLQSACQDVFRFDNTAG comes from the coding sequence ATGACAAAACAACAAGGATTTACGCTGATTGAGCTGATGATCGTCATTGCGATCATCGCCATCCTCAGCGCTATTGGCGTACCGGCTTATCAAGGCTATCTGCAAAAAGCAGCGCTGACGGACATGCTGCAAACGATGGTGTCTTATAAAACGCCAGTCGATCTCTGTGGTCTGGAAAATGCCGCTTTTACGGCCTGCAATGCAGGTAATCAGGGAATACCGGGTAGCAAATCTTCACGCTATGTCAGCGCCGTTAGCGTCACTCAAGGAGTGATTACGCTAACCGGACAATCCACGCTGCAAGGTCTGCGCGTGATTCTGACACCAACATGGGATACCGAAATCGGCGCTTCACGCTGGACGAAAAACTGTGCCACGGATAACAATACAGAGAGCCTGCAATCCGCCTGTCAGGACGTTTTCCGTTTTGATAATACGGCAGGCTAA